One bacterium genomic region harbors:
- a CDS encoding glutathione ABC transporter substrate-binding protein, with protein MLERMLSLLLALVAAGWLVALPGGTPAGAQAPRTVTVALYADAISLDPEDTNDNLSLSVEREVYDGLLGFTPDMKLKPELATQWEASPDAKVFTFHLRRGVKFQDGTPLNAQAVKINFDRARDPDHKIKKYSLYEEIASVEAVDDATVRFTLRKPFGAMLYNFAHPSSRIISPAAIKQGEEQIARHPVGTGPFKFVSWAPGREIVLERNPDYWESGKPSVDRIVFRLVPEDASRMAMLLSGEAQFAYPVPGVQVDVVSKAAGVSVDKRWSIYAYYLAMNTQHVPFNTRAVRQAMNYGIDKEALIKVVLRGYGRVLDAPITPGVAGYSAVQGGGWPYDVGKAKQLLSEGGFPQGFTTILWTSTQTESIRIGEAVQQMLAKIGVKVNLQPMEAGLLTAVRYKPFVENQSQLNLAGWSPSTGDADWGLRPHFDGASWPPTLFNIAFYKNPKVDALLHDALDTADQTRRTKDYAQAMRIIWDDAPWVFLYNSQILAGVRSSVGDVYALPDGTVDLRTANLTGK; from the coding sequence GCGGGAGCCCAGGCGCCGCGCACCGTGACCGTGGCGCTCTATGCCGACGCGATCAGCCTCGATCCCGAGGATACCAACGACAACCTGTCCCTCTCGGTTGAGCGCGAGGTCTATGATGGCCTCCTCGGGTTCACACCCGACATGAAGCTCAAGCCGGAACTGGCGACCCAATGGGAGGCTTCACCTGACGCAAAGGTCTTCACCTTCCACCTGCGTCGGGGCGTAAAGTTCCAAGACGGCACGCCGCTGAACGCTCAGGCCGTGAAGATCAACTTCGACCGCGCCCGCGACCCCGACCACAAGATCAAGAAGTACAGCCTCTACGAGGAGATCGCGTCGGTGGAGGCGGTGGACGACGCCACCGTGCGGTTTACGTTACGGAAGCCGTTCGGCGCGATGCTCTACAACTTTGCCCACCCCAGCAGCCGGATCATCAGCCCCGCAGCCATCAAGCAGGGTGAAGAGCAGATCGCGCGGCATCCGGTCGGCACCGGCCCATTTAAGTTCGTCAGTTGGGCGCCCGGCCGGGAGATCGTGCTGGAGCGGAACCCAGACTACTGGGAGAGCGGCAAGCCCAGCGTGGACCGGATCGTGTTTCGGCTGGTCCCCGAGGACGCGTCCCGGATGGCGATGCTGTTGAGCGGGGAAGCCCAGTTTGCTTACCCCGTCCCCGGAGTGCAGGTCGACGTCGTGTCCAAGGCCGCGGGTGTGTCGGTCGACAAGCGCTGGAGCATCTATGCGTACTATCTCGCTATGAACACCCAGCACGTCCCCTTTAATACCCGAGCGGTCCGCCAGGCGATGAATTACGGGATCGACAAAGAGGCTCTGATCAAGGTCGTGCTGCGTGGGTATGGCCGGGTGCTGGACGCCCCGATCACTCCAGGAGTGGCCGGGTACAGCGCCGTCCAGGGCGGCGGATGGCCGTACGATGTGGGGAAAGCCAAGCAGCTCCTTTCCGAGGGAGGCTTCCCGCAGGGCTTCACGACGATCCTATGGACGAGCACCCAGACCGAAAGCATCCGGATCGGCGAAGCAGTCCAGCAGATGCTCGCCAAGATCGGCGTGAAAGTCAACCTCCAACCGATGGAAGCCGGGCTCCTTACCGCCGTGCGGTACAAGCCGTTCGTGGAAAACCAATCGCAGCTCAACTTGGCCGGGTGGTCGCCGTCTACAGGTGATGCGGACTGGGGGCTCAGGCCGCACTTCGACGGTGCGTCCTGGCCGCCGACCCTGTTTAACATCGCGTTCTACAAGAACCCCAAAGTCGACGCGCTTCTCCATGACGCCCTCGACACCGCCGACCAGACACGGCGAACCAAGGACTACGCTCAAGCGATGCGGATCATTTGGGACGATGCCCCCTGGGTCTTCCTGTACAATAGCCAGATCCTGGCTGGGGTCCGGAGTAGTGTGGGCGATGTCTATGCGCTTCCGGACGGAACGGTGGACCTGCGGACGGCGAACCTGACGGGCAAATAG